The Elgaria multicarinata webbii isolate HBS135686 ecotype San Diego chromosome 1, rElgMul1.1.pri, whole genome shotgun sequence genome has a window encoding:
- the MED20 gene encoding mediator of RNA polymerase II transcription subunit 20 isoform X2, translating to MYVMHNSEYPLSCFALFENSPCLIADANFDVLMVKLKGFFQNAKGNKIESRGTRYQYCDFLVKVGTVTMGPSARGISVEVEYCPCVVANDCWNLLMEFMQSFMGSHAPGIPSVFGNKHDSIYSPGDTMVQYMELFNKIRKQQQVPVAGIR from the exons ATGTACGTGATGCACAATTCCGAATATCCCCTCAGCTGCTTCGCTCTCTTTGAAAACAGCCCCTGCCTCATAGCAGATGCCAACTTCGACGTCCTTATGGTGAAACTGAAAGGCTTCTTTCAAAATGCCAAAGGGAACAAGATAGAGAGCCGGGGCACCCGGTACCAGTACTGTGATTTTTTAGTGAAGGTTGGCACTGTTACCATGGGGCCCAGCGCCCGTGGAATATCTGTGGAG GTGGAATACTGCCCATGTGTGGTAGCCAATGACTGCTGGAACCTGTTAATGGAGTTCATGCAAAGCTTCATGGGAAGTCATGCTCCTGGAATCCCTTCTGTGTTTGGCAATAAGCATGACAGCATCTACAGCCCAGGTGACACAATGGTTCAGTACATGGAACTCTTCAACAAGATTCGCAAGCAGCAGCAGGTGCCTGTTGCAGGGATCAGATGA